A DNA window from Candidatus Kaelpia aquatica contains the following coding sequences:
- the purN gene encoding phosphoribosylglycinamide formyltransferase: protein MERFAVFVSGNGSNLEAIIEAIGNGKIEAKLSLVVSDNASAYALKRAAKAGIERFCFDPKDYCKREDYEALIIKELKEKGVDFIVLAGFMRILSSYFVNRYKNKILNIHPALLPSFPGAHAVRDTLRSGADQTGVTVHFVNEGVDSGPIIVQDIEPIRVDDTEETLTERLHKIEHKLYPEVIDLFAKEKILVEDRAVKIIIKGEQDEN, encoded by the coding sequence ATGGAGAGATTTGCGGTTTTTGTTTCAGGTAACGGATCTAATCTAGAAGCGATAATAGAGGCGATAGGGAATGGGAAGATAGAGGCTAAGCTCTCTCTCGTTGTTTCTGATAATGCTAGTGCCTATGCTTTAAAAAGGGCAGCTAAAGCTGGAATTGAAAGATTCTGCTTTGATCCCAAAGATTATTGCAAAAGAGAAGATTATGAGGCTTTAATAATAAAAGAGTTAAAGGAAAAAGGTGTTGATTTTATAGTGCTTGCAGGATTTATGAGGATCTTAAGCTCTTATTTTGTCAATAGGTATAAGAATAAAATTTTAAATATTCACCCTGCATTGCTTCCCTCTTTTCCCGGAGCGCATGCCGTAAGAGATACTCTTCGGTCTGGAGCGGATCAAACAGGTGTAACAGTACATTTTGTTAACGAAGGGGTTGACTCTGGGCCGATAATAGTGCAAGATATAGAACCTATTAGAGTTGATGATACAGAAGAGACTCTAACGGAGAGATTGCATAAGATCGAGCATAAGTTATATCCTGAAGTGATAGATCTTTTTGCCAAAGAGAAAATTTTAGTAGAAGATAGAGCTGTTAAAATCATAATTAAAGGAGAACAAGATGAAAATTAA
- a CDS encoding 4Fe-4S binding protein, which produces MILASIAMLFVAVFFAFIVWLVYKRFWVKIDPKLEEAMGMLTGLNCGACGFSSCEIFAKAVSEGKEARCPMLDNGKMSKLYNILGTKGQESTLKKAIVLCKGTDKDKKFYAQYKGIGSCHAASLNAAYQGCSYGCLGFGDCIKSCPVSAISLRDGLVIVDMDKCIGCGLCVKECPRGIIELIDYNGKFIVSVACSNKDSILEVKEACKVGCIGCSLCVKLSSKGSFKMEDKLAKVSYSGSDLDREEDYKKIADKCPMHTIEIEYSKEKAGV; this is translated from the coding sequence ATGATTTTAGCTTCGATTGCGATGCTCTTTGTGGCGGTATTCTTTGCTTTTATTGTCTGGCTGGTCTATAAAAGATTTTGGGTTAAGATTGACCCTAAATTAGAAGAGGCCATGGGGATGCTTACTGGTTTAAATTGCGGCGCCTGCGGTTTCTCCAGCTGCGAGATTTTTGCTAAGGCTGTCTCTGAAGGTAAAGAGGCTCGATGTCCGATGCTTGATAATGGTAAGATGTCAAAACTCTATAATATTTTAGGAACTAAGGGTCAGGAATCAACTCTTAAGAAGGCCATAGTGCTTTGTAAGGGTACTGATAAAGACAAGAAGTTCTATGCTCAGTATAAAGGAATAGGGAGTTGCCATGCTGCAAGCCTCAATGCTGCTTATCAGGGCTGTAGTTATGGCTGCCTTGGTTTTGGCGATTGTATCAAGTCCTGTCCTGTATCTGCAATATCACTAAGAGATGGTCTTGTCATTGTTGATATGGATAAATGTATCGGCTGCGGTCTCTGTGTGAAAGAATGCCCTAGAGGAATTATTGAGCTCATTGATTATAACGGAAAGTTTATTGTTTCTGTAGCCTGCTCCAATAAAGATAGTATTTTAGAGGTTAAAGAGGCCTGTAAAGTTGGCTGCATTGGCTGCAGCCTGTGTGTTAAGCTGTCATCTAAGGGCAGTTTTAAGATGGAAGATAAGCTTGCTAAGGTAAGTTATAGCGGTAGTGATTTAGATAGAGAAGAAGATTATAAGAAGATTGCAGATAAGTGTCCTATGCATACTATAGAGATAGAATATTCAAAAGAAAAAGCAGGGGTTTGA
- a CDS encoding 3'-5' exonuclease, producing the protein MKCVVFDCETTGLSPYSGDKICEIGAVKLDGDKIIDQYCHLINPERDVSYAAYMVNKITQSMLRDAPTIDEILPSFLKFIEGNKLAAYNAGFDISFLNSALHDCGYKDVDSKEVIDIYILAKKMLPDLEKYPLWNVAKSLELPIAVTHRALDDAQLTADVFLKLTEMGADKFLKIICLDYAQKTKIIEGAIRSKQPLKIRFTSKSGNSLEKNIVPYRIKELNGEEVLCFESEHSSGSIALHLIEEVVL; encoded by the coding sequence ATGAAATGTGTTGTTTTTGATTGTGAGACTACCGGCTTAAGTCCCTATTCGGGTGATAAAATCTGTGAGATTGGAGCAGTTAAGTTAGATGGCGATAAGATCATAGATCAATACTGCCATCTAATCAATCCCGAGAGAGATGTATCTTATGCGGCTTACATGGTAAACAAGATAACTCAAAGTATGTTAAGAGATGCTCCAACAATAGATGAGATACTGCCGTCATTCTTAAAGTTTATAGAAGGTAATAAGCTTGCCGCTTACAATGCAGGATTTGATATTTCCTTTTTAAACTCAGCACTTCACGATTGTGGTTATAAAGATGTCGATTCCAAGGAAGTTATAGATATCTATATTTTAGCAAAGAAGATGCTGCCTGATTTAGAGAAGTATCCTCTTTGGAATGTAGCTAAAAGCTTAGAGCTGCCAATAGCTGTGACTCATCGTGCTTTAGACGATGCTCAGCTTACTGCAGATGTTTTTTTAAAGTTGACCGAGATGGGAGCTGATAAGTTTTTAAAAATAATATGTTTAGATTATGCTCAAAAGACAAAGATTATTGAAGGTGCAATACGCAGCAAGCAACCTCTAAAGATTAGATTTACTAGCAAGAGCGGTAATAGTTTAGAAAAGAATATAGTGCCTTACAGGATAAAAGAGCTTAACGGGGAAGAGGTTTTGTGTTTTGAATCCGAGCATTCATCTGGCTCTATAGCTTTGCATCTCATTGAAGAGGTAGTGCTATGA
- a CDS encoding DUF456 domain-containing protein, which translates to MEVLITVFFLILVLISFLFALFGGFGNLLILAFSFIYSALTSFEIISPKVLLALALIYLTGELFEYIFIILGVKISGAGKRAGWGAIIGGLVAAAVSLAFLGTGFIPLTIAGVFLGAFIIELKEKKDIFKAFRAGLGSFLGRFGAVVFKLILGVLMICIIVGHVLSYLI; encoded by the coding sequence ATGGAAGTATTAATCACTGTGTTTTTTTTAATTCTGGTTTTAATATCTTTTCTGTTTGCTCTCTTTGGAGGTTTTGGCAACCTGCTGATCTTGGCGTTCTCTTTTATCTACTCTGCCCTAACAAGCTTTGAGATAATATCGCCCAAGGTTCTCCTGGCTCTGGCTTTGATATATCTAACAGGTGAGCTGTTTGAATATATATTTATAATACTTGGAGTTAAGATCTCAGGGGCCGGTAAGAGGGCCGGCTGGGGGGCTATTATAGGCGGTTTAGTAGCAGCAGCTGTCTCGCTTGCATTTTTAGGAACAGGTTTTATCCCTCTGACAATAGCAGGAGTTTTTCTAGGCGCTTTTATTATTGAGCTTAAAGAGAAAAAAGATATATTCAAGGCTTTCCGCGCAGGTCTAGGCTCTTTTCTGGGCAGGTTTGGAGCGGTAGTATTTAAATTAATATTAGGTGTTTTAATGATCTGTATTATAGTGGGTCATGTTCTGAGTTATTTAATATAA